The DNA region CTGCTTGGCGAGGTCCTGCAGTTCGCCCAGCTCGCCGGCAAGCGTGGCGGCCGGCGCCGCGCCCTGCTCCACCCGCCGGCGGGTGCGCGACAGCCCGAAGCCGAGCGCGGTCAGCACCTGCCCGAACTCGTCGTGGAGCTCCCGGGCGAGCGCCGACTGCACGTCCTCCTGGAGGCGGATCATGCGCCAGGAGAGTGCCCGGCGTTCGGCCGACACCTGTTGGAGCGCGATGATGCTGCGTCGCACGGCGTGGACCACCGTGCCCCCGGCCAGGAGCAGCGCGAACACCAGGCCGACGCTGAGCCAGAGCATCTGGCGGTCGACCGCGTCGTACACGGCCCGCGCCCGCGCCGTCCCCTCGTCGTCGGCGCGCGTGTTGGCGATCAGCAACTGCGACACCTGGTGCGCCAGTTCGGCCTGCCGCGCCGTGCCATCGGAGGTGAAGATGGCAATCGCCTCGTCGTCGCGCGAGGCGCGGGCGGCAGCGAAGCCGCGATCGATGGCCGCCCACAGGCGCGCCGCGGCCTCGTCGAGCTGGCGCGCCTGCGCGGCAGGTCGCGCGACGGGCGCGAGGTCGCGCTCGCGGGTGAGCGCCTGATCGAGGTCGACGCGCAGGCGGGCGAACGTCTGCTGCCACGCCGAGAGCGGATACGGCTCGCTGCGGTCGACCATGTCGCGCAACGTGTCCTCGATGGTGGCGACGTTGCTGGCGATGCGGATCAGCTGCAGCGTGTCGAGGCGATGCCGCTCGGTGAGCGCGACCTGCTCGTCGCGCAACCGGCGGACCTCGAGCCGGGCGTACCACGACGCGCCGACGACCATCAGGGCCGCGAGGAGCACGCCGGCGACCAGCCACGCCACGGGGCGGCGTGGTGCGGCGGGTTCGGGGTTCGCGGCGTCGGACATGGGAGAGGCTAGACTGGCGGACATGCACCTGCAGGCCTGGGACCGAGCGCGACGACCGGCGCTGCGCTGGCTGATCGCCCTCGCCCTGCTGGGGGGTGCCCCGGCAGTCTATCCGAGCGCCTCACCCGCCGCGACGGCGACGACTGGCGGCCCGGCCGCCCTGCCGCCCGATCTGCCGGTCGCCACCGAGGCCGAAGTGCGCCAGCGATGCGGCACGGTGTGCCACAGGATGCCGCCGCCCGACATCCTGCCGCGCGCCGCCTGGCGCGACGAGCTGGTCCGCATGCAGCTGATCATGGATGGCGTCCCGGAGCCGGCCGGGATGATGGGCGCCGCCACGGCGATGATCCCGTTGCCGCCCGACATGCTCCGCATCCAGCGCTTCTACGAGCAGGGCGCGCCGGAGGCACTGCCGGCCCACACGCCGTGGCCCGCCGGGCCATCACCGGCGGACTTCGACCGCGAGGCCCTGCGCCTCGAGGGACAGCCCGGGGCCTCGCTGCCCGCCGTGGCCAACGTCCGGCTGCTCGATCTCGATGGCGACGGCGCCGCCGAGATCGTCGCGTCGGACATGCGCGCCGGCCTGGTGATGGCTG from Luteitalea sp. TBR-22 includes:
- a CDS encoding sensor histidine kinase, which encodes MSDAANPEPAAPRRPVAWLVAGVLLAALMVVGASWYARLEVRRLRDEQVALTERHRLDTLQLIRIASNVATIEDTLRDMVDRSEPYPLSAWQQTFARLRVDLDQALTRERDLAPVARPAAQARQLDEAAARLWAAIDRGFAAARASRDDEAIAIFTSDGTARQAELAHQVSQLLIANTRADDEGTARARAVYDAVDRQMLWLSVGLVFALLLAGGTVVHAVRRSIIALQQVSAERRALSWRMIRLQEDVQSALARELHDEFGQVLTALGFGLSRTRRRVEQGAAPAATLAGELGELQDLAKQVLDGIRQRSRALHPVVLDDFGLEHALRSHVELVARQTGLPIVVETTGDFAGLPGEMATHLYRILQEALTNVVRHSGASEVAVSAHRGEHHLELTVEDDGRGLGEAGSRPGLGLTSMRERAALMGGTLLLGASPLGGTRVRVRVPVPIPPSATA